In a single window of the Micrococcaceae bacterium Sec5.7 genome:
- a CDS encoding adenylyl-sulfate kinase, with protein sequence MRSHVLFISGRSGVGKSTAALTLHEQLVALDIRHAVIEGDFLDLAHPAPHLAFPEVNLTERNLAAMWSAYRLLGYHRLIYTNTAAVLTLPSLTAAMGDHPLVTAVLLRSSDRHTRPRLERRNHGAIDSSLLRRSAAMASRLDEEAPGSVHRIDTDDLDPSNVAANLLALTEWE encoded by the coding sequence ATGCGCTCTCACGTTCTTTTCATCAGTGGCCGCTCGGGCGTTGGTAAGTCCACCGCCGCGCTGACCCTCCACGAACAACTAGTCGCGTTGGACATTCGGCACGCCGTTATCGAGGGGGATTTTCTCGATCTCGCTCACCCAGCACCGCACCTCGCATTCCCCGAGGTGAATCTCACCGAGCGCAACCTTGCAGCCATGTGGTCGGCCTATCGATTGCTTGGTTACCACCGGCTCATCTACACGAACACCGCGGCCGTCCTCACATTGCCGAGTCTCACTGCCGCGATGGGCGACCATCCGCTTGTAACTGCTGTCCTGTTGCGCAGTAGTGACAGGCATACGCGCCCGAGGCTAGAACGACGGAATCACGGAGCAATAGACTCCAGCCTGTTACGTCGAAGTGCTGCCATGGCGAGCCGTCTCGACGAAGAAGCTCCTGGCTCTGTGCACCGGATTGATACCGACGATCTCGATCCTTCAAACGTCGCAGCCAATCTGCTCGCACTCACTGAATGGGAATAA
- a CDS encoding WYL domain-containing protein, which yields MKPQRLLSMMLLLQTRHRMTASDLADELDVSVRTVLRDVTTLADADVPVFTERGRYGGIVLLPGSQLDVSKLSPTEIDALKLLGLDPGQARQLGVDAPTRTAHRKLASRRPVAGHSLLPLSELVVVDNMPWFSPETHGVGVAHLGRDLQAGRRLRILYRSSAQRGASWRTVDPYGLLAKAGRWYLVADINGAPRLYSLERVRSWEVLPAGRCLRQGESLASVSRYLSASVENRSGITVVATLAVDRLDLARRILGSRLTGNRPLDAGRVEITVVYDQAEAVRQLLQFGAHLRVTSPPEAQSVMRDAATATAALYPG from the coding sequence ATGAAGCCCCAGCGCCTGCTCTCGATGATGTTGCTGCTCCAGACCCGTCACCGCATGACCGCCTCGGACCTGGCTGACGAGCTGGACGTATCCGTGCGGACGGTTCTGCGGGACGTGACGACCCTGGCAGACGCCGACGTGCCGGTGTTCACTGAACGCGGCCGCTACGGCGGCATAGTTCTGCTGCCCGGGTCACAGCTCGACGTGTCCAAACTCAGCCCGACTGAGATCGACGCCTTGAAACTGCTGGGTCTGGACCCTGGGCAGGCGCGCCAGCTCGGCGTCGACGCACCAACGCGCACCGCCCACCGGAAGCTTGCTTCGCGCCGTCCCGTGGCCGGTCACTCCTTGTTGCCGTTGTCCGAGTTGGTCGTCGTGGATAACATGCCCTGGTTCAGCCCCGAGACACACGGTGTCGGCGTCGCCCATCTCGGCAGAGATCTGCAAGCCGGCCGGCGTTTGCGGATACTCTATCGGAGCAGTGCCCAGCGGGGTGCCTCATGGCGCACGGTTGACCCGTACGGTCTCCTGGCGAAGGCGGGCCGTTGGTACCTGGTGGCAGATATTAACGGGGCACCGCGGCTGTATTCGCTGGAAAGGGTCCGGAGCTGGGAGGTCTTGCCAGCGGGCCGATGCCTGCGCCAGGGTGAGTCGCTGGCCAGTGTGAGCCGGTACCTGAGCGCATCGGTTGAGAACCGCAGCGGCATCACTGTCGTTGCAACGCTTGCAGTCGACAGGCTCGACCTCGCACGACGGATCCTGGGCTCACGGCTCACCGGCAACAGACCGCTGGATGCTGGCCGGGTCGAGATCACCGTGGTCTACGACCAGGCGGAGGCCGTGCGTCAGCTGCTGCAATTCGGCGCCCACCTCCGTGTCACGAGCCCGCCCGAGGCGCAGTCCGTGATGCGGGACGCTGCCACCGCCACGGCTGCGCTGTACCCAGGCTAA
- a CDS encoding DUF5677 domain-containing protein encodes MGKTTGTQPPTVDESAAALRELLSMVSAEDPVTIQVMDHTLLRGLSIHAQVEHTVALTRSILLLVENGMFIQSMPLVRMSMECAVTAAWMAVTPFSGAAAAHDGGTKRLRLLKDLAVIAGEPDADDAYLQSEIAEFAKHASAEARIFQQRCESLVGAEWMYGYYRLLSEFSHAGSSLIDSYMEEMEDDGLAFADLSKFRYTNFALALQVVLLHIALTALDEVADGHPNAVKLKEIGERLGIQSNLRRKSK; translated from the coding sequence ATGGGGAAGACAACTGGAACCCAGCCGCCAACGGTTGATGAATCTGCGGCGGCACTTCGCGAGCTGCTTTCTATGGTGTCCGCCGAGGACCCGGTCACAATCCAAGTGATGGATCACACACTTCTTAGGGGGTTGTCGATCCACGCACAAGTGGAGCACACGGTGGCGCTTACGCGTTCGATACTACTTCTAGTTGAAAACGGCATGTTTATACAGTCCATGCCTTTGGTTCGTATGAGCATGGAGTGCGCCGTTACAGCAGCGTGGATGGCAGTTACGCCGTTTTCTGGAGCGGCCGCAGCCCATGATGGAGGCACCAAGCGACTCCGCCTTCTTAAGGATCTGGCCGTCATCGCTGGCGAGCCCGATGCTGACGACGCCTATCTTCAGTCGGAAATTGCCGAGTTCGCGAAACATGCAAGCGCCGAAGCCAGAATTTTTCAACAGCGGTGTGAGTCGTTGGTCGGCGCGGAATGGATGTACGGCTATTACCGACTCCTCTCGGAGTTCTCCCATGCTGGCAGTTCACTTATCGACTCGTACATGGAAGAGATGGAAGACGACGGTTTGGCGTTTGCTGACCTTTCAAAGTTCCGATACACAAATTTTGCCTTGGCTCTTCAGGTCGTGCTGCTGCACATCGCACTTACAGCATTGGATGAAGTCGCAGACGGCCACCCTAACGCTGTGAAACTGAAGGAGATCGGTGAACGCCTCGGTATCCAGTCGAATTTGCGCCGAAAGTCAAAATAG
- a CDS encoding helix-turn-helix domain-containing protein → MLGSHTGVTAALEPCGSTEHPDCGIRDVLDRIGDKWSVLVIVELASGVRRFRELQRAIDGISQRMLTLTVRRLERDGLLTRTVYPTVPAQVTYELTARGSGLTHLVKQLAVWSLEHKDAIGRSRDLYDEENPDNAIR, encoded by the coding sequence GTGTTAGGCAGTCACACCGGGGTAACCGCTGCCCTGGAACCGTGCGGCAGCACCGAGCACCCGGACTGCGGCATCCGCGACGTCCTCGACCGGATCGGGGACAAGTGGTCAGTCCTGGTCATCGTCGAACTGGCCTCCGGGGTGCGGCGTTTCCGGGAGCTGCAGCGAGCCATCGACGGGATTTCCCAGCGGATGTTGACGCTGACCGTTAGGCGCCTTGAACGTGACGGCTTGCTCACCCGGACCGTTTACCCCACGGTCCCAGCGCAAGTCACCTACGAACTCACGGCCCGCGGCAGCGGCCTCACTCATTTGGTTAAGCAGCTCGCGGTCTGGTCGCTGGAGCACAAGGATGCCATTGGACGATCGCGGGACCTCTACGACGAGGAGAACCCGGACAACGCGATCCGGTAG
- a CDS encoding HIT domain-containing protein — MGLEVQESDRGDCLFCGIVERDPGDQIFFADNDVVAFLDIAPATRGHTLVVPRMHAATAFDVGGDEFSATMRGVWSVANILKRQLNPQGLTLIQSSGEAAWQDVFHLHVHLIPRYQGDGLVRPWGQVPSKPEAVGQINDSRALTVDLRGASGYEE; from the coding sequence ATGGGGCTAGAGGTTCAAGAATCCGACCGGGGCGATTGCCTGTTCTGCGGCATCGTTGAGCGCGATCCTGGAGACCAAATTTTCTTTGCCGACAATGACGTCGTGGCTTTTCTCGATATCGCTCCAGCGACTCGAGGGCACACCTTGGTCGTGCCACGCATGCACGCGGCCACCGCGTTCGATGTGGGAGGTGATGAATTTTCAGCCACAATGCGAGGCGTCTGGAGCGTTGCCAACATCCTCAAGCGACAGCTGAATCCTCAAGGACTGACTCTGATTCAGAGCAGCGGCGAGGCGGCATGGCAGGACGTGTTTCACCTGCATGTTCACCTCATTCCTCGATATCAAGGAGACGGCCTCGTCCGCCCTTGGGGCCAGGTTCCGAGCAAGCCTGAGGCGGTTGGACAGATAAACGATTCCCGCGCTCTAACCGTCGACCTGCGCGGAGCAAGCGGCTACGAGGAGTAA
- a CDS encoding EamA family transporter — protein sequence MVPIGADWCPDVHRSRKTLELAGISHIYVNLDQDKSANTLVRRLQGGKRPASPCWYGQTTRSLSNPPTTNFPDTRCARQRLSMRTAPLPGVQGPDSGMREGQWRAMLTGRLGVVGALLLVGLLWGSSFPLIAVAAPTFGAVGTTHGRFIVAALVLTLITASSRATWRVIGHRFPAFLLLAALNVAGPLTLVATAIVGLNSSMASILNATTPMFTVFVAAFWLRQRVIWRKMLGIAIGITGVSVLVGGAPLQMDSRAMLAVGTSLTAALLYALGGVYTRKAFQGTPPMALALGQQLAAAALLVPVTAVAPPPGSITAGPLIAVVFLGLGATAGGYLVYFWIIRQAGPVAASAVTLLVPISASTIGVLWLDEPITFGLIGGLVIILAGVGLLLDLPRAAHSLSKASAEQVDSADEPVRGHDQDRTRGRWK from the coding sequence ATGGTGCCGATTGGTGCCGATTGGTGCCCGGACGTGCACCGGAGCCGGAAGACGCTGGAATTGGCTGGTATCAGCCACATCTACGTCAATCTCGATCAGGACAAATCCGCCAACACTCTCGTCCGACGACTTCAAGGGGGCAAGCGGCCCGCATCCCCCTGTTGGTATGGCCAGACAACTCGTTCCTTGTCGAACCCTCCGACGACCAACTTTCCGGACACTCGATGCGCCAGGCAGAGGCTTAGCATGCGTACCGCACCCCTACCAGGTGTCCAAGGACCGGACAGCGGTATGCGGGAAGGACAGTGGCGGGCGATGTTGACAGGTCGTCTCGGAGTAGTTGGAGCTTTGCTGCTGGTCGGCCTACTGTGGGGGAGCTCGTTTCCCCTGATCGCCGTAGCGGCTCCTACATTCGGAGCTGTTGGAACGACGCATGGACGATTCATCGTCGCAGCGCTGGTGCTTACACTGATAACGGCTTCCAGCAGGGCGACGTGGCGGGTGATCGGGCACCGATTCCCGGCGTTCCTGCTGCTGGCGGCACTTAACGTCGCTGGGCCTCTCACGCTCGTCGCAACCGCAATCGTTGGGCTCAACTCTTCCATGGCGTCGATCTTGAATGCCACGACGCCGATGTTTACCGTATTCGTCGCCGCATTTTGGCTTCGACAGAGGGTCATCTGGCGCAAAATGCTGGGGATTGCGATAGGTATTACCGGCGTCTCGGTGCTAGTCGGAGGGGCTCCGCTGCAGATGGATAGTCGCGCCATGCTTGCCGTTGGCACATCTCTGACAGCGGCGCTGCTGTACGCACTGGGAGGCGTCTATACCCGAAAGGCATTTCAGGGCACGCCACCCATGGCATTAGCCCTCGGCCAGCAGCTTGCTGCTGCAGCCCTCCTAGTGCCCGTGACAGCGGTCGCGCCTCCGCCAGGTTCAATTACTGCCGGTCCGCTGATTGCGGTGGTTTTCCTCGGGCTGGGAGCTACCGCCGGCGGATACCTGGTCTACTTCTGGATAATCCGCCAGGCGGGGCCAGTGGCGGCATCGGCAGTTACTCTTCTGGTCCCCATCTCGGCGTCAACCATCGGCGTGCTGTGGTTGGACGAGCCCATTACATTCGGGCTCATCGGTGGACTTGTTATCATCCTCGCCGGAGTCGGCCTGCTCCTGGATCTCCCGCGAGCTGCACACTCACTAAGCAAGGCTTCCGCCGAGCAGGTGGACAGCGCGGATGAACCTGTGCGGGGCCACGACCAAGATAGAACTCGTGGGCGCTGGAAATAA
- a CDS encoding AAA family ATPase: protein MIVWLNGTHGAGKTTTSALVQQLLPDARVLDAEKVGEVLMDVRPGLPATDNFQHWEPWRTLVIETARRVLEFTGGTLVMPMTVLVESYWREISGGLIEYGIPIRHFVLHADQATLRERIQNDKVLGPSTFRFSYVEPYAEAARTWLHNEAEVIDTTHITAAEAAQQIADSVLCR, encoded by the coding sequence ATGATTGTTTGGCTCAACGGCACCCACGGGGCGGGAAAGACGACGACGAGCGCGCTCGTGCAGCAATTGCTGCCCGACGCGCGCGTCCTCGACGCTGAGAAGGTCGGCGAGGTGCTCATGGACGTCAGGCCAGGGCTTCCTGCAACGGACAACTTCCAGCACTGGGAGCCGTGGCGGACGCTCGTTATCGAAACCGCTCGGCGCGTGCTCGAGTTCACCGGCGGCACACTCGTGATGCCGATGACCGTCTTGGTCGAGAGCTACTGGCGGGAGATCAGCGGTGGCCTTATCGAGTACGGCATACCGATCCGGCATTTCGTGCTCCACGCCGACCAGGCCACGCTCCGCGAGCGGATACAGAACGACAAAGTCCTCGGTCCCTCGACGTTCCGCTTCTCGTACGTGGAGCCCTACGCCGAGGCAGCTCGTACCTGGCTGCACAATGAAGCCGAAGTCATCGACACCACACACATCACAGCGGCCGAAGCCGCGCAGCAGATCGCGGATTCTGTGCTTTGCCGCTGA
- a CDS encoding VOC family protein has translation MAAPNLFLIYVTDVARSTAFYSDLFEMEPVAVTPRYVPFEVAPGVLFALWSGRGDTVMAASPRASEVGLMLSGSKAAVDDRYADWTAKGVTVIEEPHEDVFGRTFVIADPDGNLIRVSPVD, from the coding sequence ATGGCAGCACCGAACCTGTTCCTCATCTACGTCACGGATGTCGCGCGCTCCACTGCCTTTTACAGCGACCTGTTCGAGATGGAACCCGTCGCCGTCACACCCCGTTACGTCCCGTTCGAGGTCGCCCCGGGCGTGCTCTTCGCCCTGTGGTCGGGCCGAGGCGACACTGTCATGGCGGCGTCGCCCCGCGCCAGCGAGGTAGGACTCATGCTGTCGGGTTCGAAGGCCGCCGTAGACGACCGCTATGCGGACTGGACGGCCAAGGGAGTCACCGTCATCGAAGAGCCGCACGAGGACGTCTTCGGACGCACCTTCGTGATCGCTGATCCCGACGGAAACCTCATCCGAGTTTCCCCCGTCGACTGA
- a CDS encoding IS630 family transposase: protein MVYVAKALVLREGDRELLEALTRGKSSSATVALRARTVLLAADGLANIQIEKSTGFSAPTVLKWRNRYVRDGVEGLQDVPRPGREPVIDELALIAETLVNDGKPPAELGISHWSARIMAERFAISFSSVARIWRKWKIQPHRIETFKFSTDPQLEAKLRDVVGLYISPPENAVVVSIDEKTQIQALDRTHANQPLSPKHASQQTHDYKRNGTTTLFAALDVLTGKVSANAFYQQHTNTEFVDFLNQVAAAHPDVELHVICDNYATHKHQNVKDWLAANPRVSMHFTPTSCSWLNMVEIFFGLVTRQAIRRGSFHSVQDLEDTIETYITNYNESAKPFRWIKTADYLLGKIKRKQTINT from the coding sequence ATGGTTTATGTGGCGAAAGCGCTGGTGTTGCGTGAGGGTGATCGGGAGCTGCTGGAGGCGTTGACGCGGGGGAAGTCTTCCTCGGCGACGGTGGCTCTTCGGGCCCGGACCGTTTTGCTGGCCGCCGATGGGTTGGCGAATATCCAGATTGAGAAGTCGACCGGATTCTCGGCTCCAACGGTGTTGAAATGGCGGAACCGCTACGTTCGGGACGGTGTTGAGGGACTGCAGGATGTTCCGCGTCCGGGCCGCGAACCGGTGATCGATGAGCTGGCGCTGATTGCCGAGACCCTGGTCAATGATGGGAAGCCGCCGGCGGAACTGGGGATCTCGCACTGGTCGGCCAGGATCATGGCCGAGCGTTTCGCGATCTCGTTTTCCTCCGTGGCCCGGATCTGGCGCAAATGGAAAATCCAGCCGCACCGGATCGAGACGTTCAAGTTCTCCACCGACCCGCAGCTGGAGGCCAAGCTGCGTGATGTGGTCGGCCTGTACATCTCCCCGCCGGAAAACGCAGTCGTGGTCAGCATCGATGAAAAGACCCAGATCCAGGCCCTGGACCGGACGCATGCGAATCAGCCGCTGTCCCCGAAACACGCATCCCAGCAGACGCACGACTACAAGCGCAACGGGACCACGACCCTCTTCGCTGCCCTGGATGTACTCACGGGCAAGGTCAGTGCCAACGCCTTCTACCAGCAGCACACCAACACCGAGTTCGTAGACTTCCTGAACCAGGTTGCGGCCGCCCATCCGGACGTTGAACTGCACGTCATCTGCGATAACTACGCCACCCACAAGCACCAAAACGTCAAGGACTGGCTGGCCGCCAACCCGCGCGTGAGCATGCACTTCACCCCGACGAGCTGCTCCTGGCTGAACATGGTCGAGATCTTCTTCGGCCTCGTCACCCGCCAAGCCATCAGGCGGGGATCCTTCCACTCGGTCCAAGACCTCGAAGACACCATCGAAACCTACATCACCAACTACAACGAGAGCGCCAAACCATTCCGCTGGATCAAAACCGCCGACTACCTACTCGGCAAGATCAAACGAAAACAAACCATTAACACGTGA
- a CDS encoding IS630 family transposase, translated as MAERFAISFSSVARIWRKWKIQPHRIETFKFSTDPQLEAKLRDVVGLYISPPENAVVVSIDEKTQIQALDRTHANQPLSPKHASQQTHDYKRNGTTTLFAALDVLTGKVSANAFYQRHTNTEFVDFLNQVATAHPDVELHVICDNYATHKHQNVKDWLAANPRVSMHFTPTSCSWLNMVEIFFGLVTRQAIRRGSFHSVQDLEDTIETYITNYNESAKPFRWIKTADYLLGKIKRKQTINT; from the coding sequence ATGGCCGAGCGTTTCGCGATCTCGTTTTCCTCCGTGGCCCGGATCTGGCGCAAATGGAAAATCCAGCCGCACCGGATCGAGACGTTCAAGTTCTCCACCGACCCGCAGCTGGAGGCCAAGCTGCGTGATGTGGTCGGCCTGTACATCTCCCCGCCGGAAAACGCAGTCGTGGTCAGCATCGATGAAAAGACCCAGATCCAGGCCCTGGACCGGACGCATGCGAATCAGCCGCTGTCCCCGAAACACGCATCCCAGCAGACGCACGACTACAAGCGCAACGGGACCACGACCCTCTTCGCTGCCCTGGACGTACTCACGGGCAAGGTCAGTGCCAACGCCTTCTACCAGCGGCACACCAACACCGAGTTCGTAGACTTCCTGAACCAGGTTGCGACCGCCCATCCGGACGTTGAACTGCACGTCATCTGCGATAACTACGCCACCCACAAGCACCAAAACGTCAAGGACTGGCTGGCCGCCAACCCGCGCGTGAGCATGCACTTCACCCCGACGAGCTGCTCCTGGCTGAACATGGTCGAGATCTTCTTCGGCCTCGTCACCCGCCAAGCCATCAGGCGGGGATCCTTCCACTCGGTCCAAGACCTCGAAGACACCATCGAAACCTACATCACCAACTACAACGAGAGCGCCAAACCATTCCGCTGGATCAAAACCGCCGACTACCTACTCGGCAAGATCAAACGAAAACAAACCATTAACACGTGA
- a CDS encoding MFS transporter, which produces MSTHPPLSPAKRWLGLVLIATAQFVVIMDTSIIGVALPDIQRDLGFTPESLSWVFNAYVVAFGGLLLLGGRLADVFGARKIFVLGWLILIAGSLLAGAANNVGLEIAGRAIQGAGSAMIAPAALTLLMMLFGGTSDLPKAFAVYGAAAPIGGTAGVFLGGVLTEYASWPWVFYVIIPIAVFVLAFAATTLPRTVRKVSGSIDIGGALTVTGGLAAIVYAVVNAPEVGWLTLPTLSVLAGGLVLLVIFFIIQARSRSPLLRLGLLRAPLLGAANSAQLLLGAAWVSMWFFLNLYLQQVLGATAFAAGAALLPMTGLVVLVMVALAPRLQERFGAKSLIVSGLLFLAAGLVWLSFVRPDGNYAADVLPASLLAALGMSLAFVPSLGTAINAAPPAETGVAAGLVSTSYQIGSALGLAALTAIVYGISGTGPSRVELTQGYSAAFISAGILALVGAVTTAFAMTKPRASTPASAESISL; this is translated from the coding sequence ATGTCTACCCACCCACCACTATCGCCAGCGAAGCGGTGGCTCGGCCTGGTGCTGATAGCTACAGCGCAGTTCGTCGTCATCATGGACACCTCGATCATCGGGGTCGCTCTGCCCGATATTCAAAGAGATCTCGGCTTCACGCCAGAGTCCCTGTCGTGGGTGTTCAACGCCTACGTGGTCGCCTTCGGTGGCCTACTCCTGCTGGGAGGTCGCCTTGCCGACGTCTTCGGTGCCCGGAAGATCTTTGTGCTGGGCTGGCTCATCCTGATCGCGGGATCGTTGCTGGCGGGAGCCGCCAACAACGTCGGACTCGAGATCGCGGGCCGCGCCATCCAGGGTGCCGGTTCCGCGATGATCGCACCAGCGGCGCTTACTCTGCTGATGATGCTCTTTGGGGGCACGTCCGACCTTCCCAAGGCATTCGCTGTCTACGGCGCAGCGGCGCCAATCGGAGGCACTGCTGGAGTCTTCCTCGGAGGAGTGTTGACCGAGTATGCGAGCTGGCCTTGGGTGTTCTACGTCATCATTCCGATCGCGGTCTTCGTACTCGCTTTTGCGGCAACAACACTCCCCCGAACCGTCCGAAAGGTGTCGGGGTCGATCGACATCGGCGGGGCCCTCACAGTGACAGGCGGGCTCGCCGCGATCGTCTACGCCGTTGTTAACGCCCCGGAGGTCGGTTGGCTCACTTTGCCCACCCTCAGCGTGCTGGCCGGCGGCCTCGTCCTGCTGGTGATCTTCTTCATCATCCAGGCACGAAGCCGCAGCCCGCTGCTGCGCCTCGGCCTGCTTCGCGCACCCCTGCTCGGGGCTGCCAACAGTGCACAGCTACTGCTCGGTGCGGCATGGGTATCTATGTGGTTCTTCCTGAACCTGTATCTACAGCAGGTTCTCGGCGCGACTGCCTTCGCTGCCGGCGCCGCGCTCCTCCCGATGACCGGCCTGGTCGTTCTCGTCATGGTCGCGTTGGCACCACGGCTTCAAGAGAGATTCGGCGCGAAATCGCTGATTGTCTCCGGCCTCCTCTTTCTGGCGGCCGGACTCGTGTGGCTTTCCTTCGTTCGCCCCGACGGCAATTATGCCGCCGACGTTCTACCCGCATCGCTTCTGGCTGCTCTCGGAATGTCGCTGGCGTTCGTCCCCTCACTCGGTACCGCCATCAACGCGGCACCGCCCGCCGAAACCGGCGTTGCCGCAGGGCTAGTGAGCACCAGCTACCAGATCGGGTCCGCGCTCGGACTCGCAGCCCTCACGGCAATCGTTTACGGCATCTCCGGTACCGGCCCCTCCCGGGTAGAGCTGACCCAGGGGTACTCGGCAGCCTTCATCAGCGCAGGAATCCTCGCCCTGGTCGGAGCAGTGACCACAGCCTTTGCGATGACTAAGCCACGGGCATCCACCCCTGCGTCCGCCGAATCGATCTCGTTGTAG
- a CDS encoding universal stress protein, whose product MSTPKLLIAYDGSPNAQSAMRTVASLFPGATAVLLYARQPLEGFAAHLEGHPALEELQGLDAAALDVSEQIAAEGAQQARSLGLIAEPLISSTMATASEAIVETAEELNVDLIVLGSRGLRGFKATLLGSTSANVLHHATRPTLVIPSDSVALARRNNRITTGTK is encoded by the coding sequence ATGTCCACTCCAAAACTGCTAATCGCCTACGACGGGTCACCCAACGCACAGAGTGCAATGCGAACCGTCGCAAGCCTTTTCCCCGGCGCTACAGCGGTGCTGCTCTATGCCCGCCAACCGCTAGAGGGCTTCGCCGCGCACCTGGAAGGCCATCCGGCACTGGAGGAACTGCAGGGCCTCGACGCTGCAGCGCTCGACGTTTCGGAACAGATAGCCGCCGAAGGCGCGCAACAGGCCCGCAGCCTGGGCCTGATCGCCGAGCCGTTAATCTCTTCCACCATGGCCACAGCATCCGAAGCCATAGTGGAAACTGCCGAGGAACTGAACGTCGATCTGATCGTCCTCGGTTCCCGCGGGTTGCGTGGCTTCAAAGCGACCTTGCTGGGAAGCACGTCGGCGAACGTCCTTCACCATGCCACCCGCCCGACCCTCGTGATCCCTTCGGATTCGGTGGCTTTGGCTCGCCGCAATAACCGGATAACGACGGGCACAAAATAG
- a CDS encoding NAD(P)H-binding protein — MILVTGASGQLAQAILHHLKEAGVDAVGGTRTPGDDPRQRLLNFDDPDTLDFGGVGTLVIVSAGTAEDDVVIARHESVITAAERSNVQHIIYTSEADGGDHLGFALAHRWTERRLQQGTVPWTILRNGLYAELIGQLLTPEAGTITAPFGPGSVAAIARQDLAEAASVVVQDPQPHAGRTYNLVGTEAISALDVADELGATYKPGTLADLRRALNTAALLPFQPAMLLSIHTAVSHGFLDETTEDITQLLGRAPRNPLAVAAAAAQGQ; from the coding sequence ATGATTCTCGTTACCGGGGCCTCGGGCCAGCTCGCCCAGGCAATCCTCCACCATCTCAAAGAAGCCGGAGTCGATGCGGTAGGCGGTACCCGCACGCCGGGCGACGACCCGCGCCAGCGCCTGCTCAACTTCGACGACCCAGACACCCTCGACTTTGGTGGTGTCGGCACCCTTGTCATTGTCTCCGCCGGCACGGCCGAGGACGACGTCGTGATTGCCCGGCACGAAAGCGTCATCACCGCTGCCGAACGCAGCAACGTTCAGCACATCATTTACACGAGCGAGGCCGACGGCGGCGACCACCTGGGATTTGCCCTGGCCCACCGCTGGACCGAACGACGTCTGCAGCAGGGCACCGTTCCCTGGACGATCCTACGGAACGGCCTCTATGCGGAACTGATCGGACAACTCCTCACACCTGAAGCGGGCACAATCACGGCGCCGTTCGGCCCCGGCAGTGTTGCGGCGATCGCCCGTCAGGACCTCGCTGAGGCGGCATCAGTCGTCGTACAGGATCCACAGCCACACGCCGGACGAACGTACAACCTCGTGGGCACGGAGGCGATCTCCGCGTTGGACGTCGCCGACGAATTGGGGGCAACCTACAAGCCGGGCACACTCGCGGATCTCCGCAGGGCTTTGAACACTGCGGCGCTTCTGCCGTTCCAACCGGCCATGCTGCTATCCATACACACCGCTGTCTCCCACGGCTTCCTTGACGAAACCACCGAAGACATCACCCAGCTTCTCGGGCGGGCTCCGCGGAACCCGCTGGCCGTTGCGGCTGCTGCCGCCCAAGGGCAATAG